One Caulobacter segnis genomic window carries:
- a CDS encoding TonB-dependent receptor has protein sequence MKRLRRLHASASCVAITAAMFASPVLAQQTSDNAVDEIIVTGIRASLERSIEIKRSNSGVVDAISAEDIGKFPDTNLAESLQRITGVSIDRTNGEGSQVTVRGFGGGFNLVTLNGRTMPTANVATVGGDQSTDFAAGTSRSFDFSNLASEGVTTLEVYKTGRAAIPSGGIGATINVKTRHPLDAREHGLTGSIGVKGVYDQSMSEKLEDTSKYTPEVSGLLNYLDESEKFGVAVFGSYQKRNFTSRSVTSNDWNIRTFAQFNDPANGFVRNGGATQITNAPSNPNTLVAIPNDSRYHFSQGQRERVNGQLTAQFRPTESLTITADALYAENKSYERRNDSTNWFNRPFDKVTFDNNPVVATAVLLQENLSGTKDMGFEQQYRANTDSLKSYGLNAAWDLTDRFRVNIDGHISKSDSKPGAPNGTSSTMVSIGAPIISSHSVDYSGKVPVQSFTINDAAPRGNANGQLDVGDLGSQVGRTSAQRQQHEVKEARIDFTYDLDDNGSRLDFGADYRTSKMTQSTTNTEQELGSWGISNPRDVQQYAGNLVKAFCMACRFSELDLKQSGPGLVSFRADAVDLLNALSPVYTARGNPVRVTGQNNNRVDEDIAAAYGQLTWKSELAGLPATLVTGVRYEQTKVTSVSAVRTPTAIVWTSDNDFRIDTAATYSPLSGKGKYNNLLPSLDFQVDLRDDVVGRFSFSRTIARPDYGNLFAAQTVNAPGRPVANGATPLGTSGNPDLEPLISDNFDVSLEWYYKPSSFITAGFFEKRVNNFVGTGTVMQNLFGLRDPTSGQAGTRSGTAAALLQSIGAGPTDVNLFTMTALLQQNGGSAAAATAQFQANRGPSGDLNQAFTDAILAAVDITANSTDPLFNFQVARPINNRTGKIHGFEIAAQHFFGDTGFGVSGAYTMVRGDVAFDNGASPGQDQFALLGLSDTANATLIYDKHGISARIAYNWRDKFLQATNRGNDRNPVYVAPFGQLDFNVSYDITPKLAVSLEGINLTKESLRTYGRDPNQLWFAQELDRRFLLGARYRF, from the coding sequence ATGAAGCGACTTCGTCGCTTGCACGCGTCTGCCTCTTGCGTCGCCATCACGGCGGCCATGTTCGCCAGCCCGGTGTTGGCCCAGCAGACCAGTGACAATGCGGTTGACGAGATCATCGTCACCGGCATCCGCGCTTCGCTCGAGCGGTCGATCGAGATCAAGCGCAGCAACAGCGGCGTCGTCGACGCCATCTCGGCCGAAGACATCGGCAAATTCCCGGACACGAACCTCGCCGAATCCCTGCAGCGGATCACCGGCGTGTCGATCGACCGGACCAACGGCGAAGGCTCGCAGGTCACGGTCCGCGGCTTCGGCGGCGGCTTCAACCTGGTGACCCTGAACGGCCGCACCATGCCGACGGCCAACGTCGCCACGGTCGGCGGCGACCAGTCGACCGACTTCGCGGCCGGCACCAGCCGCTCGTTCGACTTCTCGAACCTGGCCTCGGAAGGCGTGACCACGCTGGAGGTCTATAAGACCGGCCGCGCGGCCATCCCGTCGGGCGGCATCGGCGCGACGATCAACGTCAAGACCCGCCACCCGCTGGACGCGCGCGAGCACGGCCTCACCGGCAGCATCGGCGTCAAGGGCGTCTATGATCAGAGCATGTCCGAGAAGCTCGAGGACACTTCGAAATACACGCCGGAAGTCTCGGGCCTGCTGAACTATCTCGACGAGAGCGAAAAGTTCGGCGTGGCGGTGTTCGGCAGCTACCAGAAGCGCAATTTCACCAGCCGCTCGGTCACCTCGAACGACTGGAACATCCGCACCTTCGCCCAGTTCAACGACCCGGCGAACGGCTTCGTGCGCAACGGCGGCGCCACCCAGATCACCAATGCGCCGTCGAACCCGAACACCCTGGTCGCGATCCCGAACGACAGCCGCTATCACTTCTCGCAAGGCCAGCGCGAACGGGTCAACGGTCAGCTGACCGCCCAATTCCGTCCGACCGAAAGCCTGACGATTACGGCCGACGCCCTGTACGCCGAGAACAAGTCGTACGAGCGCCGCAACGACAGCACGAACTGGTTCAACCGCCCGTTCGACAAGGTCACGTTCGACAATAACCCGGTCGTCGCCACCGCGGTCCTGCTGCAGGAAAACCTGAGCGGCACCAAGGACATGGGCTTCGAGCAGCAGTATCGCGCCAACACGGACTCGCTGAAGTCCTATGGCCTGAACGCCGCCTGGGACCTGACCGACCGTTTCCGCGTCAATATCGACGGCCATATCTCGAAGTCGGACTCCAAGCCGGGCGCGCCGAACGGCACCAGCTCGACCATGGTCTCCATCGGCGCGCCGATCATCTCGTCGCACTCGGTCGACTACAGTGGCAAGGTTCCGGTCCAGTCGTTCACGATCAACGACGCCGCCCCGCGCGGCAACGCCAACGGCCAGCTGGACGTGGGTGACCTGGGCAGCCAGGTGGGCCGCACCTCGGCGCAGCGCCAACAGCACGAGGTCAAGGAAGCCCGCATCGACTTCACCTACGACCTGGACGACAACGGCAGCCGCCTGGACTTCGGCGCCGATTACCGCACCTCGAAGATGACCCAGTCGACGACCAATACCGAGCAGGAACTGGGCTCGTGGGGCATCTCCAATCCGCGTGACGTCCAGCAGTACGCCGGCAATCTGGTCAAGGCCTTCTGCATGGCCTGCCGCTTCAGTGAGCTGGATCTCAAGCAGTCCGGTCCCGGCCTGGTCTCGTTCCGCGCCGACGCCGTCGACCTGCTGAACGCCCTGTCGCCGGTCTACACCGCTCGCGGCAACCCCGTGCGTGTCACCGGCCAGAACAACAACCGCGTCGACGAGGACATCGCCGCCGCCTACGGCCAGCTGACCTGGAAGTCCGAACTGGCCGGCCTGCCGGCCACCCTGGTCACGGGCGTTCGCTACGAGCAGACCAAGGTCACCTCGGTCTCGGCGGTGCGTACGCCGACGGCCATCGTCTGGACGTCGGACAACGACTTCCGGATCGACACGGCGGCGACCTATTCGCCGCTGTCGGGCAAGGGCAAGTACAACAACCTGTTGCCGTCGCTGGACTTCCAAGTCGACCTCCGGGACGACGTGGTCGGTCGCTTCTCGTTCAGCCGCACCATCGCGCGGCCGGACTACGGCAACCTGTTCGCCGCTCAGACGGTCAACGCGCCGGGCCGCCCGGTCGCCAACGGGGCTACTCCGCTCGGCACCAGCGGCAACCCGGACCTGGAGCCGCTGATCTCCGACAACTTCGACGTGTCGCTGGAGTGGTACTACAAGCCCAGCAGCTTCATCACCGCCGGCTTCTTCGAGAAGCGGGTGAACAACTTCGTCGGCACCGGCACGGTGATGCAGAACCTGTTCGGCCTGCGTGACCCGACGTCCGGCCAGGCCGGCACGCGCTCCGGTACGGCGGCGGCTCTGCTGCAGTCGATCGGCGCGGGCCCGACCGACGTCAACCTGTTCACCATGACCGCTCTGCTGCAGCAGAACGGCGGCTCGGCGGCGGCGGCGACGGCGCAGTTCCAGGCCAATCGTGGTCCTAGCGGCGACCTGAACCAAGCCTTCACGGACGCCATCCTGGCGGCCGTGGACATCACGGCCAACAGCACCGACCCACTGTTCAACTTCCAGGTCGCGCGTCCGATCAACAACCGGACGGGCAAGATCCACGGCTTCGAAATCGCCGCCCAGCACTTCTTCGGCGACACCGGCTTCGGTGTGTCGGGGGCCTATACGATGGTGCGTGGCGACGTCGCGTTCGACAACGGCGCCAGCCCCGGCCAGGACCAGTTCGCTCTGCTGGGTCTGTCGGACACGGCCAACGCCACCCTAATCTACGACAAGCACGGGATCTCGGCGCGCATCGCCTATAACTGGCGTGACAAGTTCCTGCAGGCCACCAATCGCGGCAACGACCGTAACCCGGTCTACGTCGCGCCGTTTGGTCAGCTGGACTTCAACGTCAGCTACGACATCACGCCGAAGCTGGCGGTCTCCCTGGAAGGCATCAACCTGACCAAGGAAAGCCTGAGGACCTATGGTCGGGACCCGAACCAGCTGTGGTTCGCCCAGGAACTCGACCGGCGCTTCCTGCTCGGCGCCCGCTACCGCTTCTAG
- a CDS encoding cupin-like domain-containing protein: MDHLVDGQHPGADRPQEPQAGELGMTALAARRTLETTVATPAEIPFDAVLAGQTPMLFKGLARDWPLVQAGLRSGQAARDYIRAHDQGGRVVGYTGDPAIKGRFFYDETRTAMNFKAERAPLEAFLRRIEEVEGANDAPSVYVGSTDLDAYFPSLKAANDLGLGPDVFGSEPPMAGIWIGNRTVAAAHWDMSNNVAVCAVGRRRFTLFPPDQVANLYPGPLEPTPGGQVVSLVDFDNPDFDAHPGFREALESAQVAEMEPGDVLVYPALWWHQVEALEPFNVLVNYWWNSAPAHADTPMNTMLHGLLSLRDRPAFEKQGWKALFDYYVFGPAERAGAHVPEAARGPLGPIDEMKARRLRAYLLDRLNR; this comes from the coding sequence CTGGATCATCTCGTCGATGGGCAACATCCAGGAGCTGATCGCCCGCAAGAGCCGCAAGCGGGCGAGCTTGGCATGACCGCCCTGGCCGCCCGCCGCACCCTGGAAACCACGGTGGCGACGCCCGCCGAGATCCCGTTCGACGCGGTGCTGGCTGGCCAGACGCCGATGCTGTTCAAGGGCCTGGCCCGCGACTGGCCGCTGGTCCAGGCGGGTCTCCGGTCCGGCCAGGCGGCCCGCGACTATATTCGCGCCCACGACCAGGGCGGCCGGGTGGTGGGCTACACTGGCGATCCGGCCATCAAGGGCCGGTTCTTCTACGACGAGACCCGCACGGCCATGAACTTCAAGGCCGAGCGCGCGCCGCTGGAGGCGTTCCTGCGGCGCATCGAGGAGGTCGAGGGCGCCAACGACGCGCCGTCGGTCTATGTCGGCTCCACCGACCTCGACGCCTATTTCCCCAGCCTGAAGGCGGCCAACGACCTGGGCCTGGGCCCCGACGTGTTCGGCTCCGAGCCGCCGATGGCCGGGATCTGGATCGGCAATCGCACCGTCGCGGCCGCCCACTGGGACATGTCCAACAACGTCGCCGTCTGCGCTGTGGGCCGGCGGCGCTTCACCCTGTTCCCGCCCGACCAGGTGGCCAATCTCTATCCCGGCCCGCTGGAGCCGACGCCCGGCGGCCAGGTGGTCAGTCTGGTCGATTTCGACAATCCCGACTTCGACGCCCATCCCGGCTTCCGCGAGGCGCTGGAGAGCGCCCAGGTGGCCGAGATGGAGCCTGGCGACGTGCTGGTCTATCCGGCCCTGTGGTGGCACCAGGTCGAGGCGCTGGAGCCGTTCAACGTGCTGGTGAACTACTGGTGGAACAGCGCGCCGGCCCACGCCGACACGCCAATGAACACCATGCTGCACGGCCTGCTCAGCCTGCGCGACCGGCCCGCGTTCGAGAAGCAGGGCTGGAAAGCCCTGTTCGACTACTACGTGTTCGGTCCTGCCGAGCGCGCCGGGGCGCACGTGCCCGAGGCGGCGCGCGGCCCACTGGGGCCGATCGACGAGATGAAGGCCAGACGGTTGCGGGCGTACCTGCTCGACCGGCTGAACCGATAA
- a CDS encoding SapC family protein, whose protein sequence is MNRVLLNNVDHADLRVIAGHGAVFGDAINQTLVLPTEFEAVQREYPILIRKDAAGAYQAVALLGLDRDENLFLDETGWNARYVPAVQRRGPFSIALQRDDRGGEPRPMIHVDLDHPRVSRDEGERLFLPAGGNSPYLQGINQALAQIHEGLEVAEPMFAFFEDLGLIEPVDIEIKLDDQTSYEVPDVFTLAPDRLAAMTGEDLEKLHQSGLLRAAHWIISSMGNIQELIARKSRKRASLA, encoded by the coding sequence ATGAACCGAGTGCTGCTCAACAATGTCGACCACGCCGACCTACGCGTGATCGCCGGCCATGGCGCGGTCTTCGGCGACGCGATCAACCAGACCCTGGTGCTGCCGACCGAGTTCGAGGCGGTGCAGCGCGAATACCCGATCCTGATCCGCAAGGACGCCGCCGGCGCCTATCAGGCCGTGGCCCTGCTGGGCCTGGACCGCGACGAGAACCTGTTCCTGGACGAGACCGGCTGGAACGCCCGCTACGTGCCTGCTGTCCAGCGGCGCGGCCCGTTCTCGATCGCCCTGCAGCGCGACGACCGGGGCGGTGAGCCGCGACCGATGATCCATGTCGACCTCGACCACCCGCGCGTCAGCCGCGACGAGGGCGAGCGCCTGTTCCTGCCGGCGGGCGGCAACTCGCCGTACCTGCAGGGGATCAACCAAGCCCTGGCCCAGATCCACGAGGGTCTGGAAGTGGCCGAGCCGATGTTCGCCTTTTTCGAGGACCTGGGGTTGATCGAGCCCGTCGACATCGAAATCAAGCTGGACGACCAGACCAGCTACGAGGTGCCCGATGTCTTCACCCTGGCGCCGGATCGCCTGGCGGCCATGACGGGCGAGGACCTGGAGAAGCTGCACCAGTCGGGCCTGCTGCGCGCGGCGCACTGGATCATCTCGTCGATGGGCAACATCCAGGAGCTGATCGCCCGCAAGAGCCGCAAGCGGGCGAGCTTGGCATGA
- a CDS encoding tryptophan halogenase family protein → MSGQIVKKVVVAGGGSAGWMAAAALSRQLGPLLDITLVESDEIGTVGVGESTVPTARTFNALLQLDEREFMAATQATFKLGISFENWGEIGDRYIHSFGKIGKSNWLGHFHHFWLEAKAQGFGGDLGDYCLELKAAEQDKFYTDDESPVNFAYHIDAALYGRYLRRKCEDKGVRRVEGKITSVRQRSDDGHVEALVLESGEVIEGDLFIDCTGFRGLLINGALGVGFEDYGKWLPNDRAWAVQTSSNAPPGPYTRAIAHKAGWLWGIPLQGRVGNGLVYSSQFMSDDEGLQMLHDVVEGEMLIEPKLIKFRAGRRQKAWDKNVVSLGLAAGFIEPLESTSIHMIMIAIHRLLQLFPFQGCNDSISDRFNNLANDEIEKIRDFIVLHYKVTERTDSPFWDHCRTQEIPDSLAHRLALFRENGQVFQAPGELFQVDSWLQVMLGQRLEPKAHHHMGRLMPPEQLKQALDDLSRNIASAVERLPQHQAFIERYCPSPHVYGAAV, encoded by the coding sequence GTGAGCGGTCAGATCGTGAAGAAGGTGGTGGTCGCCGGCGGCGGATCGGCCGGCTGGATGGCCGCCGCCGCCCTATCGCGCCAGCTGGGGCCGCTGCTGGACATCACCCTGGTCGAATCCGACGAGATCGGCACGGTCGGGGTCGGGGAATCCACCGTCCCGACGGCGCGCACCTTCAACGCCTTGCTGCAGTTGGACGAGCGCGAGTTCATGGCCGCCACCCAGGCGACCTTCAAGCTGGGCATCTCGTTCGAGAACTGGGGTGAGATCGGCGACCGCTACATTCACTCGTTCGGCAAGATCGGAAAGTCCAACTGGCTGGGCCACTTCCACCATTTCTGGCTGGAGGCCAAGGCCCAGGGCTTCGGCGGCGATCTGGGCGACTACTGCCTGGAGCTGAAGGCGGCCGAGCAGGACAAGTTCTATACCGACGACGAGTCGCCGGTGAACTTCGCCTACCACATCGACGCGGCGCTCTACGGCCGCTACCTGCGCCGGAAGTGCGAAGACAAGGGCGTCCGCCGCGTCGAGGGCAAGATCACCAGCGTCAGGCAACGGTCGGATGATGGCCATGTCGAGGCGCTGGTGCTGGAGAGCGGCGAGGTGATCGAGGGCGACCTCTTCATCGACTGCACCGGCTTTCGGGGCCTCCTGATCAACGGCGCGCTGGGCGTCGGCTTTGAGGACTATGGCAAGTGGCTGCCGAACGACCGGGCCTGGGCGGTCCAGACCAGCAGCAACGCGCCGCCCGGTCCCTACACCCGCGCCATCGCTCACAAGGCCGGCTGGCTGTGGGGCATCCCGCTGCAGGGCCGGGTCGGCAATGGCCTGGTCTATTCCAGCCAGTTCATGAGCGACGACGAGGGGCTCCAGATGCTCCACGACGTGGTCGAGGGCGAGATGCTGATCGAGCCCAAGCTGATCAAGTTCCGGGCCGGCCGCCGCCAGAAGGCCTGGGACAAGAACGTCGTCTCGCTGGGCCTGGCCGCCGGCTTCATCGAGCCGCTGGAATCGACGTCGATCCACATGATCATGATCGCGATCCACCGCCTGCTGCAGCTGTTCCCGTTCCAGGGCTGCAACGACTCGATCAGCGATCGCTTCAACAACCTCGCCAACGACGAGATCGAGAAGATACGCGACTTCATCGTCCTGCACTACAAGGTGACCGAACGCACCGACAGCCCGTTCTGGGACCACTGCCGGACCCAGGAAATCCCCGACAGCCTGGCCCATCGTCTGGCGCTGTTCCGAGAGAACGGTCAGGTCTTCCAGGCGCCGGGCGAGCTGTTCCAGGTCGACTCGTGGCTGCAGGTGATGCTGGGCCAGCGGCTGGAGCCGAAGGCTCACCACCACATGGGCCGCCTGATGCCGCCTGAGCAGTTGAAGCAGGCCCTGGACGATCTCAGCCGCAACATCGCCAGCGCGGTCGAGCGCCTGCCGCAGCACCAGGCCTTCATCGAGCGCTATTGCCCCTCGCCGCACGTTTACGGCGCGGCGGTTTAG